ACGGCACCCTCATCAAGGCGTTTTTGAGCTGGTCGGACGGGAAGCCGCGCGGCATTATTGAAATGAAGCGATTCTGCGCGGAAAACCTGCCGAAGTATATGATTCCGGATCGATTCTCGTCGCTGCCGTCCCTGCCGAAGACGTCGACGGACAAGATTAATTATCAGGCACTCAAAGAGCTCGATTAATAATGGATGTAGCACCCACGAAGGAGCACAAGCAGCTTCAGAAGGAGATTGTAGCGTTTGCGAAACAGCAGCTGAAGGATGCCTCGTTTGCCGAACGCGACCGCGGGCACGTGTTTTCCCGCGCGCTGTGGCAGGCGTGCGGCGCGCAGCGCATCCCGGGGCTCGTCGTGCCGGAAGCCTATGGCGGCAAGGGGTATGACGCCCTCGGCACCGCCATGGCGCTGGAAGGGCTGGGCCTCGCCATCGAGGACCAGGGCCTGTTGATGGCGCTGAGCACGCATCTGCTTTCGTGCCAGGTGCCGCTCGTGGCGTTCGGGACGGAGGCGCAGAAGCAGCGCTTCCTGCCCGGGCTGAGCGACGGCAGCCGGATCGCCACGAGCGCGATGGCCGAGCCGGTGGGTTCGAGCTGGAGCGACCTGGCGACCACCGCCGTGGCCGACGGCGACGGCTACGTTATCACCGGTGAAAAGACGCTGCTGACGAATGCGCCGGTGGCCGATGTGGTGATCGTGTATGCCGTCACGGATGCTGAAAAAGGCGCGGAAGGCGGCATAACAGCCTTTGTGCTGGATGTCGAAACCGCCGGCATCCAGCGTGGGCCGGCGATGGACACGATGGGGCTGCACACCGCCGAGGTGGGGAGCCTGGTGTTCGACAACGTCCGCGTGGACGCCGGCGCCGTCCTCGGCCAGGTGGGCGGGGGCGTGGCCGTGTTCGACCACGCGATGACGTGGGAGCGGAGCCTGCTCTCGGCCGGCCAGGTCGGCCAGATGCAGACGATGCTCGATCAAACTATCGCCTATGCGCGCGCCCGGAAGGCCGACGGCAAGGCGATCAGCAAATATCAGTCGGTCTCCCACAAGATCACCGATATGAAAATGCGCGTCGAGGCCGCGCGGCTCCTCACGTACCGGGCCGCATGGACGCTCGACCAGCGCCCGAAAGAGGCGGCGCTTTCGGCGTCGGTCAACAAGGTTTTTGTGAGCGAAGCGTATGTAAAAGCCTCGCTCGATGCCGTCCAGATCATGGGCGGCAAAGGGTATCTGGCGGCTTCGAATATGGAGCGCCTGGTGCGGGACAGCATCGGGGGCACCTTCTATTCGGGCAGCAACGACGTCCAGCGGTCCGCCATCGCCGCCGAGCTGGGTCTTTAGGAGGGCCGGGCCGATCGTCGGTCACCCTCCATCTCCCATCGTTCCGCGCCAAAACCGCATCGCCCCTTGCGCCAATTGGCGACGGTACAGTTGGGTCGATATCCGTACGGCCGCGCTACGCGACGTGGCTATACTGGGATCTCGTCTTTTTTCCCATAGCGCAAGCCGCCTTCGCGTACTATCCCACGTCCAGGGCCCCTAAGCCATGATTGGAAAACTAGCAGATTCGACCGCCGCTCCGCTTGCCGGCGTCTCGTTTATCGAACAGGTCAAGGCCTCCGGGTTGAAGTTCGTGGTGGTTACCGCCCAGCTCGCGCTGGTGCTCTTCGCCATCCGGATTTTCGAGATTGAAAACGGATTCGGGTTTCAGCACCTCCTGCCGATCATCTTCGGCGGTTTCGTCATCCACGCCTGGCTGCCGGAGCGGTGGCGCCAGCCGTTTTTCGTCGGCCTCACGCTGGCCGGCATCTGGCTGCTTTTCGGGGTGATCGGCGGTTCGTGGCTGATCGTGATCGGGCTGCTGCTCATCGCGCTCGCCCACCTGCCGGCGCCGATGTGGATCCGGATCACGCTCATCGTCGGCGTCTCGGCGGTGCTGACGGCATTCCGGGCCGGCTGGGTCGAAACGACGTGGTCGGGCGGGATCATCGCCGTGCTGGGCTCGATGTTCATGTTCCGTATGGCGCTCTACCTCTACGACATGCGCAACGAGAAGAAGCCGGCGACGCTCTTCGAGCGGCTGAGCTACTTTTTCCAGCTTCCGAACATCGTGTTTCCCTTCTACCCGATCGTGGACTACATCACGTTCCGGCGGACGTACTACGACCGTGACGCGTACGAGATCTACCAGAAGGGGGTGTTGTGGATGCTCCGTGGCGTGATCCACCTGCTGATGTACCGGGTGGTGTACTACTACTTCACGCCGGCGGTGGAAGACATCCAGGGTCTGGGGGGCGTGGTGCTCTTCATCGTGAGCGCGTACCTGCTGTATCTGCGTGTTCGGGTCTGTTCCACCTGATCGTGGGGCTGATGTGCCTCTTCGGCTTCAACCTTCCGGAGACGCACAAGCGCGCTACTTTCTGGCCTCGAGCTTCAACGACTACTGGCGCCGGATCAACATCTACTGGAAGGACTTCATGATGAAGCTGTTCTTCTACCCGGTGTACATGCGGGTGAGGAACTGGGGCAACATCCCGGCGCTGGTGTTTTCGACGGTGGTGGTGTTCGCGTGCACGTGGCTGCTGCACTCGTACAGTGGTTCTGGCTTCAGGGACTTTCCGCTGACGACGGTGGACGGGTGTACTGGGGCGTTCTGGGCGTGCTGGTGGCGATCAACTCGGTGTGGGAGTCCGGTGAGCGGAACGAAGAAGGGTAAGAGCCTGAGCAGAAGGGGTGGACGCTGCGCGGAGCGCGGAAGCTGTCGCTGAAGACGGTGTCGACGTTCGTGTTTCTGGGATTGATGTGGTCGTTCTGGAGCAGCGACTCGAGCGAGTGGGTGAGCGTGATGAAGCAGGCGGGGACGAGCGGCGCGGGTGAGTGGCTGCTTCTGCTGGGCGGTCTGGCGGGTCTGTACGTGGTGCTGGTGGTGCTGGACGTGCTGGAGGCGAAGGGCTGGAGTCCG
This Rhodothermales bacterium DNA region includes the following protein-coding sequences:
- a CDS encoding acyl-CoA dehydrogenase family protein, encoding MDVAPTKEHKQLQKEIVAFAKQQLKDASFAERDRGHVFSRALWQACGAQRIPGLVVPEAYGGKGYDALGTAMALEGLGLAIEDQGLLMALSTHLLSCQVPLVAFGTEAQKQRFLPGLSDGSRIATSAMAEPVGSSWSDLATTAVADGDGYVITGEKTLLTNAPVADVVIVYAVTDAEKGAEGGITAFVLDVETAGIQRGPAMDTMGLHTAEVGSLVFDNVRVDAGAVLGQVGGGVAVFDHAMTWERSLLSAGQVGQMQTMLDQTIAYARARKADGKAISKYQSVSHKITDMKMRVEAARLLTYRAAWTLDQRPKEAALSASVNKVFVSEAYVKASLDAVQIMGGKGYLAASNMERLVRDSIGGTFYSGSNDVQRSAIAAELGL